In a single window of the Acidobacteriaceae bacterium genome:
- a CDS encoding carboxypeptidase-like regulatory domain-containing protein — MGLCCLRNYRTHVESRAIKTCSSVAAFLLLVAFSHASYGQARGSFSGNIVDKAGAAVPGASVTVTAQSTGLVRTVKTDGAGHYEAPLLPVDRYDVRVDASGFQSTETKGLQLQVDEARELDFKLSPATVATTVEVSGAAVTIETANASLGQVVTAQEVAQLPLNGRDFVQLATLTAGATAETNPNSFFTSGSDSEVAARGSYSLSVGGSRPNSTDWLLDGVDNNELTAGGIGVFSSIDDIQEFKVLTYTYSAEFGTRAGPTVLVSTKSGSNNFHGSLFEFVRNTDLDAKGDFDTTTPKFNLNQFGGSIGGPIQHNKTFFFVDAEQKYQREGITFTGLVPSLAMRGGDFSADPFGNQLSGIGASFVPVIANPNMVGAANPYFQCNASTGNPLPANADGSQPTGANCNKIPSNLINSVGQAMINIYPAPNANNATAGYNYVNEPVRSLNETKFDVRLDETLTTSDNLFARFSYDQAFSFVPGGAPTLAESNPFGSNENLINHARNIGLGWSHVFSPTTLNQASFGYDRIFDYIASLGNFTCESTKLGIANADLGCSSGGSPVSGGSYSQGLVSTEFTGGYWALGDRGYSPFQGGTNIFSFKDDLDLIRGKHDIHAGIDLRANQMNVGTAAFGAGFWLVGTFGNFTGVGSAAGNPEADFLMGITGGAIHDQTYDGAVTGRRWKIIRPFVEDDWRILPSLTLNLGLAYDMTTPITEIHNRMSDYIPSTGQLLIAGQNGVSRSAGINMYWGAYEPRVGLAWKVLGSDKTVLRAGFGIYHDSTWNQGAQGLWQNPPNLGESDQFPTTFSAGCAFATSYCAVTLGQTPELSFNLTSGFTPLPTPQNASTFVGTFVYEPTNFQPGRVHQYNADVERQLPGDILLTAGYAGAVGGHILVIGNDLNTSSPSGCGTIPGYTLGCLPGGAPYIYPYNPPNFNAILLYGDPGKTHYNSLQVKAETKTPKHGLYALVAYTYSRTYDNGLSDGLGSELSAPYFPLPNWQNLDWSLSQINLDHSFTGSIIYDLPIGKDRAFGSNWNSATNAILGNWQVTLIERISSGFPVPLIDSNNQSGTTFNTGGDDFNYNRPNQVAGCNTNPSNHSQYRYINAACFPAAPAGELGNAARVPVSGPDFVNTDFSLIKQFALPREAGLNFRAEFFNLFNHPQYGSPIADINQVGFGSVNSTVNNPRLIQLALKLTF; from the coding sequence ATGGGGCTCTGTTGTCTTCGGAACTACAGGACACACGTTGAATCACGAGCTATAAAGACGTGCTCTTCGGTAGCCGCTTTCCTTCTTCTGGTTGCGTTCAGCCACGCCTCCTATGGGCAGGCTCGAGGAAGCTTCTCCGGGAACATTGTTGACAAGGCTGGAGCCGCTGTTCCAGGCGCTTCCGTCACGGTGACGGCACAGAGTACCGGGCTGGTTCGTACTGTGAAAACCGATGGCGCCGGACATTACGAAGCTCCGTTGCTTCCGGTCGACCGGTATGACGTACGTGTCGATGCAAGCGGCTTCCAGAGTACGGAAACGAAGGGTCTGCAGCTTCAGGTTGACGAGGCTCGTGAGCTCGATTTCAAGCTCAGTCCGGCAACGGTCGCGACCACAGTGGAGGTCTCAGGTGCTGCCGTCACCATCGAGACAGCCAACGCTTCTCTGGGACAGGTGGTCACTGCTCAGGAGGTGGCACAGCTTCCGCTGAATGGCCGCGATTTCGTTCAGCTCGCCACGCTCACGGCGGGCGCCACGGCCGAAACCAATCCCAACAGCTTTTTCACTTCAGGTAGCGACAGCGAGGTAGCTGCTCGCGGATCGTATTCGCTATCTGTGGGTGGGTCGCGTCCCAACAGCACCGACTGGTTGCTCGACGGTGTGGACAACAACGAGCTGACCGCAGGCGGCATCGGCGTGTTTTCCTCGATCGACGACATCCAGGAATTCAAAGTCCTCACCTACACCTACTCCGCCGAGTTTGGAACACGCGCTGGACCTACTGTTCTGGTCAGCACAAAATCGGGATCGAACAACTTCCATGGATCGCTCTTCGAGTTCGTCCGCAACACCGACCTCGACGCAAAAGGCGACTTTGACACGACAACCCCGAAGTTCAATTTGAATCAGTTTGGCGGCTCCATCGGAGGTCCGATCCAGCACAACAAGACGTTCTTCTTCGTGGACGCCGAACAAAAGTATCAGCGCGAGGGAATCACCTTCACCGGTCTGGTCCCTTCACTCGCCATGCGCGGCGGCGACTTCTCCGCCGATCCGTTCGGCAATCAGCTATCTGGAATCGGCGCTAGCTTTGTTCCCGTAATTGCGAACCCCAATATGGTCGGCGCAGCCAATCCGTACTTCCAATGCAACGCCAGCACCGGCAATCCCCTGCCCGCGAACGCCGACGGTAGCCAGCCCACGGGAGCCAACTGCAACAAGATCCCATCGAACCTGATCAACAGCGTTGGCCAGGCGATGATCAATATCTATCCTGCACCGAACGCCAACAATGCCACCGCGGGATACAACTACGTGAACGAGCCGGTCCGCAGCCTGAACGAAACCAAATTCGATGTTCGGCTCGACGAGACACTCACCACCTCAGACAACCTCTTTGCCCGCTTCAGTTATGACCAGGCGTTCTCTTTCGTGCCCGGTGGCGCACCCACTCTTGCCGAATCCAATCCCTTCGGCAGCAATGAAAACCTTATCAACCACGCACGAAACATCGGCCTCGGCTGGAGCCACGTATTCTCGCCCACCACACTCAACCAGGCGTCCTTCGGGTACGACCGCATCTTCGATTACATCGCCTCGCTCGGTAACTTCACCTGCGAGTCGACCAAACTTGGAATTGCGAACGCCGATCTCGGCTGCTCCTCCGGCGGATCTCCAGTGTCCGGCGGCTCGTACAGCCAGGGTTTGGTTTCAACAGAATTCACCGGCGGCTATTGGGCTCTCGGCGATCGCGGCTACTCCCCATTTCAGGGCGGAACGAACATCTTCTCCTTCAAGGATGATCTCGACCTGATCCGCGGTAAGCACGACATACATGCCGGCATCGATCTCCGTGCCAATCAGATGAATGTCGGCACAGCAGCTTTCGGAGCCGGCTTCTGGCTCGTCGGTACGTTCGGAAACTTCACCGGCGTCGGTTCGGCCGCCGGCAATCCCGAGGCCGACTTCCTGATGGGGATTACGGGAGGGGCCATCCATGACCAGACATACGACGGCGCAGTCACCGGGCGCCGCTGGAAGATCATAAGGCCCTTCGTCGAGGATGACTGGCGCATCCTCCCGTCCCTCACACTCAACCTCGGCCTTGCCTATGACATGACGACTCCCATCACCGAGATCCATAACCGGATGTCAGATTACATACCCTCGACCGGACAGCTTCTTATCGCCGGCCAGAACGGAGTCAGCAGATCGGCCGGCATCAATATGTACTGGGGCGCGTACGAGCCCCGCGTAGGCTTGGCCTGGAAAGTTTTGGGTAGCGACAAAACAGTTCTCCGCGCGGGCTTCGGCATTTATCACGATTCGACTTGGAACCAGGGCGCGCAGGGCCTCTGGCAAAACCCGCCTAACCTCGGCGAGTCTGATCAATTCCCCACTACCTTCTCGGCGGGTTGCGCCTTTGCGACCTCATACTGCGCCGTCACTCTCGGTCAGACACCCGAGTTGAGTTTCAACCTCACCAGCGGCTTTACCCCGCTGCCCACGCCGCAGAACGCGAGCACATTCGTCGGCACGTTCGTCTACGAGCCCACCAACTTCCAGCCAGGCAGGGTTCACCAATACAACGCCGACGTCGAACGCCAGCTGCCCGGCGATATTTTGCTCACCGCTGGCTATGCCGGTGCCGTTGGCGGCCACATCCTGGTAATTGGCAATGATCTAAACACCAGCAGCCCCTCTGGTTGTGGAACCATTCCCGGCTATACGCTCGGCTGCCTGCCCGGCGGCGCGCCTTACATCTATCCCTACAACCCTCCGAACTTCAACGCGATCCTGCTCTATGGCGATCCGGGCAAAACCCACTACAACTCACTGCAGGTGAAAGCTGAGACCAAGACGCCCAAGCACGGTCTTTACGCGCTCGTCGCTTACACCTACTCGCGCACCTACGACAACGGTCTATCCGACGGCCTGGGTTCGGAACTGAGCGCGCCGTATTTCCCACTACCCAACTGGCAAAATCTCGATTGGTCACTGTCGCAGATCAACCTGGACCACAGCTTCACCGGCAGCATCATCTATGACCTTCCCATCGGCAAGGACAGAGCGTTCGGAAGCAACTGGAACTCTGCGACCAACGCAATTCTCGGCAACTGGCAGGTCACGTTGATTGAAAGAATCTCCTCCGGTTTCCCCGTTCCGCTGATCGACAGCAATAACCAGTCGGGCACCACCTTCAACACCGGCGGTGACGATTTCAACTACAACCGGCCCAACCAGGTCGCCGGCTGCAATACGAATCCCTCAAATCACAGCCAGTACCGCTATATCAATGCTGCTTGCTTTCCCGCCGCGCCTGCAGGCGAGCTAGGCAATGCCGCACGCGTCCCCGTTTCCGGACCCGATTTTGTTAACACTGACTTTTCGTTGATCAAACAATTTGCTTTGCCTCGGGAGGCCGGGTTGAACTTCCGCGCCGAGTTCTTCAACCTCTTCAATCACCCCCAGTACGGCTCGCCGATCGCCGACATCAATCAGGTGGGATTCGGCTCGGTGAATTCAACTGTCAACAATCCACGGCTCATTCAGCTGGCGTTGAAACTGACCTTCTGA
- a CDS encoding CatA-like O-acetyltransferase, translating into MKQTLTTDAIKIDLETWERRPLFEFFNNFSEPYHGVCLRIDCTETFRYAKDHGRSVFLSLMHRSLVAAQQVENFKTRVVDGSVWIYDVIHGGSAVGRPNGTIGFAHHPYYQDLIEFVSESSAAIDRVKSRRDLERYPEQNLIRYSVLPWFDFTSISHATDVVRRDSAPKITFGKITEAGGRCTMPVSIHVHHGLVDGSHVAEFVEHFERCLATPISPA; encoded by the coding sequence ATGAAACAGACACTCACGACCGATGCGATCAAGATTGATTTGGAGACGTGGGAGCGGCGGCCGCTCTTCGAATTCTTCAATAACTTCAGCGAACCCTATCATGGCGTTTGCTTACGCATCGATTGCACGGAGACATTCCGGTACGCCAAAGATCACGGGCGGTCTGTGTTCCTCTCGCTTATGCATCGATCGTTGGTGGCAGCTCAGCAGGTTGAGAACTTCAAAACGCGGGTAGTCGATGGTTCAGTTTGGATCTACGACGTGATTCATGGTGGGAGTGCGGTGGGACGGCCCAATGGAACGATCGGATTCGCTCATCATCCCTATTACCAGGATCTGATCGAATTTGTGAGTGAGTCTTCTGCGGCGATAGATCGAGTTAAGAGCAGACGTGATCTCGAGCGTTATCCGGAGCAGAACCTGATCCGTTATTCGGTTCTGCCATGGTTCGACTTTACGTCGATCTCGCATGCGACGGACGTCGTCCGGCGCGACTCGGCGCCGAAGATTACTTTCGGGAAGATCACGGAAGCTGGTGGCCGCTGCACGATGCCTGTTTCGATTCACGTACACCACGGACTAGTGGATGGCTCTCATGTGGCTGAGTTTGTGGAGCATTTCGAGCGCTGTCTCGCGACGCCGATCTCGCCGGCGTGA
- a CDS encoding tetratricopeptide repeat protein — translation MQTRFDQAQAFQRAGRLTEAADQYRAFLGDALGELAVGYAMVPDYARAAPMFDEARALEPNSPTLLLDYARAALKSGDFVHARTLASEFVEKYPENRARLAEAHQLLGRALLKLNLDQQARKELETAVALDPTFANGYDLAVACLDLDDEKCAVQIFDEMERSFGDTAEIHLAFGRAYGDSDFQPRAVAEFRRAIEENPRLPGAHYLLAAVLLATGNENDPLGSAEAELNKELVNSPRDPVTYAALGKIAVTRGNYAEAEGYLKKSISLDPQSPDAYLYLGQMYFDTNRLDEAEGALRKSIALTTDISRNRYQVQKAHYVLGRILMKKGERDAAHAEMLIERDLADRTLAQDKSKLSGLMDTAGAEDTSAAASAVVTAGREDQAALRRVEAMREKVKPAVADSYNNLGAIAATNNDYSSASTYFERASEWDPSLEGLDYNWGRAAFAGGQYATAIAPLSRYVKSHPDDVGGRSVLGLSQFLSGKYPDCVETLKPVMQRTDLAVQVEYAYAESLVESGEIGAGTERLLAIERAHSDVVDVHRALGEAFDRQGDSRRAVEELAAAIKLSPQDGEAHYDLGRIELAGGNSAQAIPELEAAVRLSPNNKEFHHALAEAYTAAHRTADAEKQLQMYAALSGSAAATAKRP, via the coding sequence TTGCAGACACGATTTGATCAAGCGCAGGCGTTTCAACGAGCCGGCAGGCTGACTGAGGCCGCGGATCAATACAGGGCGTTTCTTGGTGACGCACTCGGCGAACTGGCGGTTGGGTACGCGATGGTGCCTGATTACGCGCGTGCCGCGCCGATGTTTGACGAGGCCCGTGCGCTCGAGCCGAACTCTCCCACATTACTTCTGGACTACGCGCGCGCGGCGTTGAAGTCCGGCGATTTTGTTCACGCGAGGACGCTGGCGTCGGAGTTCGTGGAGAAGTATCCAGAGAATCGTGCGCGGCTTGCAGAGGCGCACCAGCTGCTTGGGCGCGCCCTGCTGAAGCTGAATCTGGATCAGCAGGCGCGGAAGGAGTTGGAGACGGCGGTGGCGCTCGATCCAACCTTCGCGAACGGCTATGACCTGGCGGTCGCGTGTCTTGATCTCGATGACGAAAAATGTGCGGTGCAGATTTTCGACGAGATGGAGCGGTCGTTCGGGGATACGGCGGAGATTCATCTGGCGTTCGGGCGCGCGTATGGCGATTCGGACTTTCAGCCGAGAGCGGTTGCGGAATTCCGACGAGCGATCGAGGAGAACCCGCGTCTGCCGGGAGCGCATTATTTGCTGGCTGCGGTGTTGCTTGCAACGGGAAATGAAAACGATCCTCTGGGTAGCGCAGAGGCGGAACTAAATAAAGAGTTAGTTAATTCTCCTCGGGATCCTGTGACTTATGCGGCACTGGGAAAGATTGCTGTAACTCGGGGAAATTACGCTGAGGCGGAGGGATATCTGAAGAAGTCAATCTCGCTTGATCCGCAAAGTCCCGACGCTTATCTGTATCTGGGGCAAATGTACTTTGACACGAATCGCCTGGATGAGGCGGAGGGTGCGCTACGGAAAAGCATTGCTCTAACGACAGATATTTCGCGGAATCGATACCAGGTGCAGAAGGCCCATTATGTGCTGGGAAGAATTCTGATGAAGAAGGGAGAGCGGGACGCGGCGCATGCGGAGATGCTGATTGAGCGAGACCTGGCCGACAGAACTCTGGCGCAGGACAAGAGCAAGCTCTCGGGACTGATGGATACAGCGGGAGCAGAGGACACATCTGCGGCTGCATCAGCGGTTGTGACCGCGGGAAGAGAAGATCAGGCCGCGCTGCGGAGGGTCGAAGCAATGCGGGAGAAGGTGAAACCTGCGGTGGCTGATAGTTACAACAATTTAGGTGCTATCGCCGCGACGAACAATGATTATTCCTCCGCGTCGACTTACTTTGAGCGCGCATCGGAGTGGGACCCATCGCTTGAGGGGCTCGACTATAACTGGGGACGAGCGGCGTTTGCAGGGGGCCAGTATGCTACTGCGATTGCGCCGCTGTCGCGTTATGTCAAATCGCACCCGGATGATGTTGGCGGAAGGAGTGTGCTGGGTCTAAGTCAATTTTTGTCCGGCAAGTATCCCGACTGTGTTGAGACGCTGAAGCCAGTAATGCAGCGGACAGATCTTGCGGTGCAGGTGGAATATGCGTATGCGGAGTCGCTTGTGGAGAGTGGAGAGATTGGTGCGGGCACAGAAAGGCTGCTCGCGATCGAGCGAGCCCACTCCGATGTTGTGGATGTTCATCGCGCGTTAGGAGAGGCATTTGATCGGCAAGGAGATTCCAGGCGCGCGGTTGAGGAGCTTGCGGCTGCGATTAAGCTAAGTCCGCAGGATGGCGAGGCGCACTATGATCTCGGCAGAATAGAGCTGGCTGGGGGCAATTCGGCGCAGGCGATTCCGGAGCTTGAGGCCGCGGTGCGGCTGTCGCCGAATAATAAAGAGTTTCATCACGCGCTGGCGGAAGCTTATACCGCGGCTCATCGGACGGCTGATGCAGAGAAACAACTGCAGATGTATGCCGCACTCAGCGGAAGCGCGGCGGCGACGGCTAAACGGCCGTGA